One Colius striatus isolate bColStr4 chromosome 8, bColStr4.1.hap1, whole genome shotgun sequence genomic region harbors:
- the ARHGAP19 gene encoding rho GTPase-activating protein 19 isoform X2: MPLQKLSALIDAICNFVICNDSSLRSQPIIFNPDFFVEKLRHEKPEVFTELVVSNITRLIDLPGAELAQLMGEEDPKLPGTNSTASGFFRSLMSLKRKEKGVVFGSPLTEEGIAQVSQLIEYLHKNLRAEGLFRVPGNSIRQQMLKDALNSGTDIDLDSGEFHSNDVATLLKMFLGELPEPLLTHKHFHAHLKIADLTLFDEKGNKTSTPDKERQIEALQLLFLILPAPNRSLLKLLLDLLYQTAKKQDKNKMSAHNLALMFAPHILWPRNVTANDLQENITKLNNGVTFMIKHSQKLFKAPVYIRECARLHYLGSRAHTSKDDLDLLPSPGSRELQPLKSQKRSRLDTCHQEETQQRTEEALKELFRHVHNMPDSAKKKKLIRQFNKHPAALTPGPDVPTSPAPRRARSRSFSGLIKRKVLGTPVILERKSRDATPEPERVSKENVHLLQKCGSPAHMSQAKLKSLEGRKEESCRRLRARLLSKESASL; this comes from the exons ATGCCTCTCCAAAAGCTCTCAGCACTCAT TGATGCCATCTGCAATTTTGTCATTTGCAACGACTCCTCCCTCCGCAGCCAGCCCATCATCTTCAACCCTGACTTCTTTGTGGAAAAGCTGCGCCATGAAAAACCAGAGGTGTTCACAGAGCTGGTTGTCAGCAACATTACCAGGCTGATTGACTtgcctggggcagagctggcccAGCTGATGGGAGAGGAGGACCCAAAGCTGCCTGGGACAAACAGCACAGCTTCCGGATTTTTCCGGTCTCTAATGTCTCTGAAGCGCAAAG AGAAAGGGGTGGTGTTTGGCTCGCCGCTGACGGAAGAAGGAATTGCACAGGTTTCCCAGCTAATCGAATACCTGCACAAAA ATCTAAGAGCAGAAGGCTTGTTCCGGGTGCCAGGCAACAGCATCAGGCAACAGATGCTCAAGGATGCTCTGAACAGTGGTACAGATATTGACCTGGACTCTGGGGAGTTTCATTCCAATGATGTGGCCACTCTCCTTAAGATGTTCCTGGGTGAACTACCAGAGCCTCTGCTGACACACAAGCACTTCCATGCCCACCTCAAAATTGCAG ACTTGACGCTGTTTGATGAGAAGGGGAATAAGACCAGCACTCCAGACAAAGAGCGCCAAATTGAAGCCctccagctgctgtttctgATCCTCCCTGCGCCCAACCGCAGTCTactcaaactgctgctggacTTACTCTACCAGACTGCCAAGAAACAGGACAAGAACAAGATGTCTGCCCACAATCTTGCCCTCATGTTTGCACCCCACATCCTGTGGCCCAGAAAT GTGACAGCAAATGACCTTCAGGAGAATATCACTAAGCTAAACAATGGAGTGACCTTCATGATCAAACACTCTCAGAAACTCTTCAAG GCCCCAGTGTACATCCGGGAGTGTGCCAGGCTGCACTACCTGGGATCCAGAGCCCACACATCAAAG GATGACCTGGATTTGCTGCCGTCTCCGGgctccagggagctgcagcccctcaagtCTCAGAAGAGAAGCCGACTGGACACTTGCCATCAGGAGGAGACCCAGCAGCGCACAGAGGAGGCACTGAAGGAGCTCTTCCGCCATGTCCACAATATGCCTGACTCTGCAAAGAAGAAGAAGCTTATCCGGCAG TTTAATAAGCATCCTGCAGCCCTCACTCCCGGCCCTGATGTCCCCACATCGCCGGCACCGCGACGCGCCCGCTCGCGCTCCTTCAGTGGTCTCATTAAG CGGAAGGTTTTGGGAACACCGGTTATTCTGGAGAGGAAGAGCAGGGATGCCACTCCGGAGCCTGAGCGAGTCAGCAAAGAAAATGTCCACCTG TTACAGAAGTGTGGATCTCCAGCTCACATGTCCCAAGCAAAGCTGAAATCTTTGGAGGGCCGAAAAGAG GAGTCCTGCCGGCGCCTGCGAGCCCGCCTGCTGTCCAAGGAGTCGGCCTCCCTCTGA
- the ARHGAP19 gene encoding rho GTPase-activating protein 19 isoform X1, whose translation MAAGAPAPGGRRGGSDAICNFVICNDSSLRSQPIIFNPDFFVEKLRHEKPEVFTELVVSNITRLIDLPGAELAQLMGEEDPKLPGTNSTASGFFRSLMSLKRKEKGVVFGSPLTEEGIAQVSQLIEYLHKNLRAEGLFRVPGNSIRQQMLKDALNSGTDIDLDSGEFHSNDVATLLKMFLGELPEPLLTHKHFHAHLKIADLTLFDEKGNKTSTPDKERQIEALQLLFLILPAPNRSLLKLLLDLLYQTAKKQDKNKMSAHNLALMFAPHILWPRNVTANDLQENITKLNNGVTFMIKHSQKLFKAPVYIRECARLHYLGSRAHTSKDDLDLLPSPGSRELQPLKSQKRSRLDTCHQEETQQRTEEALKELFRHVHNMPDSAKKKKLIRQFNKHPAALTPGPDVPTSPAPRRARSRSFSGLIKRKVLGTPVILERKSRDATPEPERVSKENVHLLQKCGSPAHMSQAKLKSLEGRKEESCRRLRARLLSKESASL comes from the exons ATGGCGGCGGGAGCACCGGCGCctggcgggcggcgcggcggcag TGATGCCATCTGCAATTTTGTCATTTGCAACGACTCCTCCCTCCGCAGCCAGCCCATCATCTTCAACCCTGACTTCTTTGTGGAAAAGCTGCGCCATGAAAAACCAGAGGTGTTCACAGAGCTGGTTGTCAGCAACATTACCAGGCTGATTGACTtgcctggggcagagctggcccAGCTGATGGGAGAGGAGGACCCAAAGCTGCCTGGGACAAACAGCACAGCTTCCGGATTTTTCCGGTCTCTAATGTCTCTGAAGCGCAAAG AGAAAGGGGTGGTGTTTGGCTCGCCGCTGACGGAAGAAGGAATTGCACAGGTTTCCCAGCTAATCGAATACCTGCACAAAA ATCTAAGAGCAGAAGGCTTGTTCCGGGTGCCAGGCAACAGCATCAGGCAACAGATGCTCAAGGATGCTCTGAACAGTGGTACAGATATTGACCTGGACTCTGGGGAGTTTCATTCCAATGATGTGGCCACTCTCCTTAAGATGTTCCTGGGTGAACTACCAGAGCCTCTGCTGACACACAAGCACTTCCATGCCCACCTCAAAATTGCAG ACTTGACGCTGTTTGATGAGAAGGGGAATAAGACCAGCACTCCAGACAAAGAGCGCCAAATTGAAGCCctccagctgctgtttctgATCCTCCCTGCGCCCAACCGCAGTCTactcaaactgctgctggacTTACTCTACCAGACTGCCAAGAAACAGGACAAGAACAAGATGTCTGCCCACAATCTTGCCCTCATGTTTGCACCCCACATCCTGTGGCCCAGAAAT GTGACAGCAAATGACCTTCAGGAGAATATCACTAAGCTAAACAATGGAGTGACCTTCATGATCAAACACTCTCAGAAACTCTTCAAG GCCCCAGTGTACATCCGGGAGTGTGCCAGGCTGCACTACCTGGGATCCAGAGCCCACACATCAAAG GATGACCTGGATTTGCTGCCGTCTCCGGgctccagggagctgcagcccctcaagtCTCAGAAGAGAAGCCGACTGGACACTTGCCATCAGGAGGAGACCCAGCAGCGCACAGAGGAGGCACTGAAGGAGCTCTTCCGCCATGTCCACAATATGCCTGACTCTGCAAAGAAGAAGAAGCTTATCCGGCAG TTTAATAAGCATCCTGCAGCCCTCACTCCCGGCCCTGATGTCCCCACATCGCCGGCACCGCGACGCGCCCGCTCGCGCTCCTTCAGTGGTCTCATTAAG CGGAAGGTTTTGGGAACACCGGTTATTCTGGAGAGGAAGAGCAGGGATGCCACTCCGGAGCCTGAGCGAGTCAGCAAAGAAAATGTCCACCTG TTACAGAAGTGTGGATCTCCAGCTCACATGTCCCAAGCAAAGCTGAAATCTTTGGAGGGCCGAAAAGAG GAGTCCTGCCGGCGCCTGCGAGCCCGCCTGCTGTCCAAGGAGTCGGCCTCCCTCTGA